The Diadema setosum chromosome 1, eeDiaSeto1, whole genome shotgun sequence genome has a window encoding:
- the LOC140229980 gene encoding uncharacterized protein translates to MSTDTYINEGLRQLTDTKTYKALDHDPTPQHLQKVKTAVGSLDVNSDLKKKLIPKDPRRPNMYFLPKIHKPNNPGRPIVSGCACPTVQISRFLDFHLRPLVEKLPSHLKDTTDFLNHIKDLNLTQNPLPPESILVTADVTSLYTNIPHNEGLKACRNALNARMNPSPPTDQLIRLLELVLSLNNFQFNGKNYLQIEGTAMGTPVAPSYANIFMGEIEAELLELTNAIFPKSWKRYIDDIIFIWTQCPQSLAQFQNTVNALHPRIKFTFESSPDCVNFLDLKVLSDDGTLQTELYSKPTDSHTFLPPSSCHPRHVFKSIPYSQALRIKRNCSQPESTDKHLENLQHYLDKCEYPPQQTKLQINRARSIPRAELFDKKERPPLERTPFVLTYSPATAKLHKILKQEQKNPR, encoded by the coding sequence ATGTCAACCGACACATACATCAACGAAGGTCTACGACAACTAACAGATACAAAGACATACAAGGCCCTAGATCATGACCCCACCCCTCAACACCTACAAAAGGTAAAAACAGCGGTGGGAAGCCTTGACGTGAACTCAGACTTAAAGAAAAAACTAATTCCAAAGGATCCACGTCGCCCAAACATGTACTTCCTCCCCAAAATCCACAAGCCCAACAATCCGGGACGCCCTATTGTTTCAGGATGTGCGTGCCCCACTGTGCAAATTTCAAGATTCCTTGACTTCCACCTCCGCCCCCTGGTTGAAAAATTGCCCTCTCACCTAAAGGACACAACCGATTTTCTCAACCACATAAAAGACCTGAATCTGACCcagaaccccctccccccagaaAGCATACTAGTGACAGCCGATGTAACTTCGTTGTACACGAACATCCCCCACAATGAGGGCCTCAAAGCATGTCGAAACGCCCTCAACGCCCGAATGAACCCCTCCCCTCCAACCGACCAGCTCATTCGTCTACTTGAACTGGTACTGTCATTGAACAATTTCCAGTTCAACGGCAAGAACTATTTACAAATAGAGGGTACCGCTATGGGCACCCCTGTTGCCCCATCGTATGCTAACATTTTCATGGGGGAGATAGAGGCAGAGCTATTAGAACTCACAAACGCAATCTTCCCGAAATCGTGGAAACGATACATTGATGACATCATATTCATCTGGACACAATGCCCCCAATCATTAGCACAATTCCAAAACACAGTGAACGCCCTCCATCCCCGAATCAAATTCACGTTTGAGTCATCCCCCGACTGTGTCAACTTTCTTGACCTAAAGGTCCTCTCAGACGACGGAACTCTCCAGACAGAGTTATACTCCAAGCCTACAGACTCTCACACATTCCTCCCTCCTTCCTCATGCCACCCTCGACATGTGTTCAAAAGCATACCATACAGCCAGGCCCTTAGAATCAAACGTAACTGCTCTCAGCCAGAAAGCACAGACAAACACCTCGAAAATCTCCAACACTATCTCGACAAGTGTGAATACCCTCCCCAACAAACTAAACTACAAATCAACAGAGCTCGCTCCATCCCCCGCGCGgaattatttgacaaaaaagaacGACCCCCCTTAGAAAGAACCCCTTTCGTCTTAACATACAGTCCCGCCACCGCCAAACTACACAAAATTCTCAAACAGGAACAAAAAAACCCTAGATGA